One region of Triticum aestivum cultivar Chinese Spring chromosome 6B, IWGSC CS RefSeq v2.1, whole genome shotgun sequence genomic DNA includes:
- the LOC123136425 gene encoding zinc finger CCCH domain-containing protein 13 isoform X1, which translates to MLPPPRRGPAYKTKMCALWQNGNCDRELCSFAHGTAELRRPPSSRPTFPPHHAELGRRDYRGGDFRGRIERRFSPRRRHSPGRDFRGHRSLHDRRPTSRERESSFSRSPSRKSERRHEKKMDDGETNSSKSSPISDNNDRKKEKVTSGDEKEDYEKELKQVRSDMEALRDDKSHLEIVLDEKMDEVRRISSQVSDLDQQLRREKEECHRMTSKMKKFLKAHVRFMKAREELKRSQARFERLGDMLASEILKRANEEASSVHVDEDLNGPYERSPNATPAKKRSIPYSTSDEAKAAKKRRERDSDTFTRSDKYRSEGDITEYDKTIKGSDGTKSIYLKKRLWEDEKNKLGNAASSADQVKDSPVKHALPSTGMAARALYDLNEAVELDDRNEQIDALLENDADGTRSPVPPVGQNAFEQYEDLDEEVDVDV; encoded by the exons ATGTTGCCCCCTCCGCGCCGCGGCCCGGCGTACAAGACCAAGATGTGCGCGCTGTGGCAGAACGGCAACTGCGACCGCGAGCTCTGCAGCTTCGCCCACGGCACGGCCGAGCTCCGCCGGCCCCCCTCCTCCCGGCCCACCTTCCCGCCCCACCACGCCG AATTAG GGAGAAGAGATTATAGAGGTGGTGATTTCAGAGGCAGGATTGAAAGGAGGTTCTCACCTCGCAGGAGGCATTCCCCTGGAAGAGATTTCAGGGGTCATCGTTCCCTACATGATCGAAGGCCAACTTCTCGAGAAAGGG AGTCTAGCTTTTCACGGTCTCCCAGCAGGAAGAG TGAGAGGAGGCATGAAAAGAAGATGGATGATGGAGAAACCAACTCATCTAAGAGTTCTCCTATCTCTGATAATAATGATAGGAAAAAGGAAAAAGTCACTAGTGGTGACGAGAAAGAGGATTATGAAAAGGAG CTGAAACAAGTTAGATCAGATATGGAGGCTTTGCGTGACGATAAATCTCATCTCGAG ATTGTTTTGGATGAGAAAATGGACGAAGTGCGCAGGATTTCTAGCCAAGTAAGTGACCTTGATCAGCAGCTGAGGAGGGAGAAAGAAGAATGTCATAG AATGACGTCAAAAATGAAGAAGTTCCTAAAAGCTCATGTGCGTTTTATGAAAGCTCGGGAGGAGTTGAAAAG GTCACAAGCTCGTTTTGAGAGACTTGGTGATATGCTTGCTTCAGAAATTTTAAAGCGTGCTAATGAAGAAGCTTCCAGCGTCCATGTTGATGAAGATCTAAATGGACCTTATGAAAGGAGTCCAAATGCTACTCCAGCTAAAAAGAGATCAATCCCATACTCAACTAGTGATGAGGCAAAAGCTG CTAAGAAAAGAAGAGAGCGAGACTCTGATACATTCACTAGGTCAGATAAATATAGGTCAGAAGGCGATATTACAGAATATGATAAAACAATTAAGGGTAGTGATGGAACAAAATCTATATATTTGAAGAAGAGACTCTGGGAagatgaaaagaataagcttggaAATGCTGCCTCCTCTGCAGACCAG GTGAAAGATTCTCCAGTGAAGCACGCTTTGCCCTCCACTGGCATGGCTGCTCGTGCCTTATATGACCTTAACGAGGCAGTTGAACTGGATGATAGAAACGAACAGATAGATGCATTGCTAGAAAACGATGCCGACGGGACTAGATCGCCTGTTCCTCCAGTGGGCCAAAATGCCTTCGAGCAG TATGAGGACCTCGACGAGGAAGTGGATGTGGACGTATAA
- the LOC123136425 gene encoding zinc finger CCCH domain-containing protein 13 isoform X2: MLPPPRRGPAYKTKMCALWQNGNCDRELCSFAHGTAELRRPPSSRPTFPPHHAGRRDYRGGDFRGRIERRFSPRRRHSPGRDFRGHRSLHDRRPTSRERESSFSRSPSRKSERRHEKKMDDGETNSSKSSPISDNNDRKKEKVTSGDEKEDYEKELKQVRSDMEALRDDKSHLEIVLDEKMDEVRRISSQVSDLDQQLRREKEECHRMTSKMKKFLKAHVRFMKAREELKRSQARFERLGDMLASEILKRANEEASSVHVDEDLNGPYERSPNATPAKKRSIPYSTSDEAKAAKKRRERDSDTFTRSDKYRSEGDITEYDKTIKGSDGTKSIYLKKRLWEDEKNKLGNAASSADQVKDSPVKHALPSTGMAARALYDLNEAVELDDRNEQIDALLENDADGTRSPVPPVGQNAFEQYEDLDEEVDVDV, encoded by the exons ATGTTGCCCCCTCCGCGCCGCGGCCCGGCGTACAAGACCAAGATGTGCGCGCTGTGGCAGAACGGCAACTGCGACCGCGAGCTCTGCAGCTTCGCCCACGGCACGGCCGAGCTCCGCCGGCCCCCCTCCTCCCGGCCCACCTTCCCGCCCCACCACGCCG GGAGAAGAGATTATAGAGGTGGTGATTTCAGAGGCAGGATTGAAAGGAGGTTCTCACCTCGCAGGAGGCATTCCCCTGGAAGAGATTTCAGGGGTCATCGTTCCCTACATGATCGAAGGCCAACTTCTCGAGAAAGGG AGTCTAGCTTTTCACGGTCTCCCAGCAGGAAGAG TGAGAGGAGGCATGAAAAGAAGATGGATGATGGAGAAACCAACTCATCTAAGAGTTCTCCTATCTCTGATAATAATGATAGGAAAAAGGAAAAAGTCACTAGTGGTGACGAGAAAGAGGATTATGAAAAGGAG CTGAAACAAGTTAGATCAGATATGGAGGCTTTGCGTGACGATAAATCTCATCTCGAG ATTGTTTTGGATGAGAAAATGGACGAAGTGCGCAGGATTTCTAGCCAAGTAAGTGACCTTGATCAGCAGCTGAGGAGGGAGAAAGAAGAATGTCATAG AATGACGTCAAAAATGAAGAAGTTCCTAAAAGCTCATGTGCGTTTTATGAAAGCTCGGGAGGAGTTGAAAAG GTCACAAGCTCGTTTTGAGAGACTTGGTGATATGCTTGCTTCAGAAATTTTAAAGCGTGCTAATGAAGAAGCTTCCAGCGTCCATGTTGATGAAGATCTAAATGGACCTTATGAAAGGAGTCCAAATGCTACTCCAGCTAAAAAGAGATCAATCCCATACTCAACTAGTGATGAGGCAAAAGCTG CTAAGAAAAGAAGAGAGCGAGACTCTGATACATTCACTAGGTCAGATAAATATAGGTCAGAAGGCGATATTACAGAATATGATAAAACAATTAAGGGTAGTGATGGAACAAAATCTATATATTTGAAGAAGAGACTCTGGGAagatgaaaagaataagcttggaAATGCTGCCTCCTCTGCAGACCAG GTGAAAGATTCTCCAGTGAAGCACGCTTTGCCCTCCACTGGCATGGCTGCTCGTGCCTTATATGACCTTAACGAGGCAGTTGAACTGGATGATAGAAACGAACAGATAGATGCATTGCTAGAAAACGATGCCGACGGGACTAGATCGCCTGTTCCTCCAGTGGGCCAAAATGCCTTCGAGCAG TATGAGGACCTCGACGAGGAAGTGGATGTGGACGTATAA